TACGGTAGATAACCTGGTTGGTTGCTTTGGGAATGCTTTGCTCCGGGTTATCCGCTTCTGCTGCGGTGATCCCAACCAGCTCCAGTCCACCGAAAGAGAACATGATAATCGCCATCATCATCACCAGACCGGTGAAGCCATGCGGCAGGAAGCCCCCCTGGTTCCACAGGTTGCTGACGCTGGCCTGCGGCCCGCCGTTGCCGCTGAATAGTAGCCAGCCGCCGAAGATGATCATCGCGACGACAGCAATGACTTTAATAATGGCGAACCAGAACTCCATCTCACCAAACACTTTCACGTTGGTCAGGTTAATGGCGTTGATAATCACGAAGAAGGCTGCAGCAGAGGCCCAGGTTGGGATCTCCGGGTACCAGAACTGGATATATTTACCGACTGCAGTCAGCTCAGCCATGGCAACCAGCACGTACAGTACCCAGTAGTTCCAGCCAGAGGCGAAACCCGCGAAACTGCCCCAGTATTTATAAGCAAAGTGGCTAAAGGAGCCTGCTACCGGCTCTTCAACCACCATTTCACCTAACTGACGCATAATCAAAAAGGCGATAAAGCCGGCAATAGCGTAACCCAGAATAATACCCGGTCCTGCAGACTGGATAACGGATGCGCTACCGAGGAATAACCCGGTACCAATCGCGCCACCCAGCGCGATTAGCTGTATATGGCGGTTCTTAAGACCGCGCTTGAGCTGATCGCCATGCTGTTGACTTTCCATCATGAAACCTCGTGTGTGGTTTTACTCTTCATATTTCGAGTACTTATTTTTTGAACTACGCAGCAATGCGTGTGTAAGTTTGCAATTCCGTTTGTTGTATTAATTTGTTTACAGATGCTTTTGATAAAATGTTGCCTTAATACTTTTGTCTTGATCAGAATAATGATATGCGAGCGCGAATGCACCTGCTTTATGCGGGGAAGATGAAGAGTTGAATAAAAAGAAACCATTTGTAAATGCGAGTTTATCTACCACAAAATTTCCATTTTGAATTTCTATTCATTAATAGTGATTTAAGTATCGATAAATAAGCAGGTGAATCGGTTCAGATGAGATAATTTTTCGTTTCAATTCCGTTAAAACTACCTCGAGGTGGGTAAATTTAACATTTGTGCATAGTTACATGTTTGAAACGTTATTTCTGTAATGTTGTTAAAATATGCCTCCTTTACTGATTTCAATCAAAACCTGTATGGACAGAAGGTGAATACTTTGTTACTTTAGCGTCAAGAACATGAAATTGGTAAGACCAATTGACTCCGGGCAAATGGCTTAAGACAGGAAATCATGGCCTACAGCAAAATCCGCCAACCAAAACTCTCCGATGTGATTGAGCAGCAGCTGGAGTTTTTAATTCTTGAGGGGACACTTCGCCCCGGAGAAAAACTCCCACCGGAACGCGAGCTGGCAAAACAGTTCGACGTCTCCCGCCCCTCCTTACGCGAGGCGATCCAACGCCTTGAAGCGAAGGGGTTACTGCTTCGTCGTCAGGGCGGTGGCACTTTTGTTCAGAGCAGCCTGTGGCAGAGCTTTAGCGACCCACTGGTAGAGCTGCTCTCCGACCATCCTGAATCCCAGTTTGACCTGCTTGAGACGCGCCATGCGCTGGAAGGTATTGCAGCTTATTACGCTGCACTGCGCA
This window of the Citrobacter freundii ATCC 8090 = MTCC 1658 = NBRC 12681 genome carries:
- the aroP gene encoding aromatic amino acid transporter AroP, with amino-acid sequence MMESQQHGDQLKRGLKNRHIQLIALGGAIGTGLFLGSASVIQSAGPGIILGYAIAGFIAFLIMRQLGEMVVEEPVAGSFSHFAYKYWGSFAGFASGWNYWVLYVLVAMAELTAVGKYIQFWYPEIPTWASAAAFFVIINAINLTNVKVFGEMEFWFAIIKVIAVVAMIIFGGWLLFSGNGGPQASVSNLWNQGGFLPHGFTGLVMMMAIIMFSFGGLELVGITAAEADNPEQSIPKATNQVIYRILIFYVGSLAVLLSLMPWTRVTADTSPFVLIFHELGDTFVANALNIVVLTAALSVYNSCVYCNSRMLFGLAQQGNAPKALMNVDKRGVPVNTILVSALVTALCVLINYLAPESAFGLLMALVVSALVINWAMISLAHMKFRKAKQQQGVTTRFPALLYPLGNWVCLIFMAAVLVIMLMTPGMAISVYLIPVWIAILGIGYLFKQKTAGTVKAH